The Helicobacter mustelae genome has a segment encoding these proteins:
- a CDS encoding autotransporter outer membrane beta-barrel domain-containing protein → MNKKFHQPSWAEKTWANSSTNKNDCTDIANAPSIGYFKRPLRAFGSSCFIASTLAFTLQTALAQASTTTSNAPITIDSDKKEIPETINITTPNQTAIEFKPTSATTNPITAHLKQNTSTVTVTSSVTTGTNTGIGLASDAQSDVGLIITGKNNTTSSGGGGTATTPSTSDGSILFKGFKAGDKIINFTGGSLTFDKVSIAVDGQSTTATQPQARSADSSAGASGGTLASGASYGIYNGPAASSGGSGSSNGATGLIYNFGTTTFTNIQGKEGGSAIGVWMANNATFSGVLKFANIQGGNGTASSDGGDAIGIGNPDAASSGSGGTQPLVTAKSAPSPTTSNPKQAVTLTLNNAQASFHLVGGNGGSGTATEGSATVTAATTASTTTGAQNGNGGNAIGIAGSSASDIIVKFGNGGSVITPDVAKPDSSQNNSLTFTLTGGNGGKGNGGNAIGIMINQNDRGVVLNGPGKVIFSQLTGGQKGSGENATAGNTYVIDNQSTRTQSNPPGSNMPTGPVPGSIILEGGAQIIVGTDPSSTGSSGGSGSDTTTPYAAILVNDTGKTANFNFGEGGATMVTKLHQNSSIEGMELQSGNANVTGNFAVFGGHVKASQNDNNRENAIGITVGNNTTLTATGSGLNLAVIGGTAVSINAPGGSANGLHLGASNAIGIALKGGTLGGGVFKLAVAGGNGAKQNTGSNNGGDAIALLNEGNSKIENSNIEIKLSEGNAGIQVINPVATTEQPVVQEHNSNDGIAWALQNQSGTLTLKNSTLTVGRDSTPSVRAIIADGGGGDIYNFGTGENKTIASLTLSQPTTQSLASSKDGAQQTEPTNVAAVVINTLSDAVVFQGNASFSVTNDKTGDAYGIMGSQKEFKPTPPAAPPAPSAPKAPAAVVLASDPAPAAPDAKNSDPASVLVFGISENSTKDNNDASKVANITFANITAGNGNSQTNSKNGGQAVGIVGSQYGSTALIFENNSTVTFQNIQGGNGGSGGNGGNATGILVGTNNKPVVLSGQGKIIFSQLTAGAGGANEANAKAGTAGMTYVIDNQTTQPASPPNPPKAPATQSDGNYGVVIENGAQIVVGTTPTEQNQGTDSTSPYTGIIVNTNANTVSNFNFGKATTSNFDSGTFISSEAQNVSTIGMDVKQGKVYAKGVLTVGGTPTGTVDDKTVTGIQLSGGTLTSASPTTESGKQADSLSVYAGGYAGGKAPAQENGAITVTAPGAMVQGAKMAGQDNSTATSAAAGNGNGAAAVGIAINAGATLGGGTFKFHAQGGNGGSGTGNGGNATGIALEGGSIDGSQVDVIAIGGNGAKATSGTNGNGGDAIAIANSGNSTIKNAIINVNIAAGKEGSQVQDAPKPQVTPPQANDSGTSNSQTSDKSNSSSTPSAQTKGDQATNSADTSPSSPPSPARSEDSPAPQSQVNSVAQGSSHDTQASGASGESGGDSTQGAKQARSTEIVLAANTAEKDPGIDAGVGSDATPPKNAAQDATAGKNGLLYVIKNTSGTLTLQNSSINVPAINSTQAANNPPKAIITDNLGGDIYDFGKSTVASFVAETDNLAAIVLGASTNMQGNASFSVHSKSGLVAGIIANSKATPSTPGVNAVSSGNSTSPSTQTSPLTLTLGASTDTNGKTTPATLTFDIAGGNTASTPSATSAASPYNAYGILVKEHSFNLEGKGDIIFSNVGQNGAIIAVGTTVPGINSTSTTSKDAVLPATTTGATLNIKEGVRIIAGSAPSMPRGSGRIGTTVIYNNLSGTSYVFGEGNNSTNVLANGTGNSTLTAFGAAQSANISGNLEVRNTDSSDSPNGTGTFTGISISGGVEDTVLNIVGATKVSVNANPATSTPAPAPQTQPSNQGTTGSSGSTSTPTPSKPAPQADDTGKDTTKVADAAGKTSESQPQSQSQPTAGSTDQTQGSSTPEVKSSDQTQPDPTKTIALATVLASTTNSPINVVGIETKGNGGTINLDANLIMDLTGNTATGIKINGGALKLSAGPASTTGAKTGSTDVRQLIIHATSTKAGSAGPVIVDGSVGTLIVGKNVSIVGSNNTSAVSFSTTAGNGKDSSGSTGSNNTQASLYGNVANAQFKLGNTILDSNNYGIYAAQNTNISLAANTTLNITAQQAFGAANNANLNVALVNRSVIEIHGQGGTINTLSSDKDTYGAVVSLAGNKQERSINTTFRTLTIKNITANHVDFKVMGTTKDLGTGKNNAFASIEDIGKTTTAAGTGKTQGSTSTVVVAGGSDRIIIEGANQNSTASTPNGGASDSTKAADSGNGFQRISVTQPGSFSVSGALATPAPSATQTPANVLNETLSIGFINANSSSKSPQYAVLAEVKNGAANSVIFNGLNKQGDTTKITSIQGFDQGIFTLGRKDVNGNAYYYTNLADRTISLMAGARDATLAALASGYQLYLANINSLNKRLGELRNNPNANGLWIRLFNGEQVTRFAVDSKSLYTTLQGGYDYAFGSEGANNYLGFAISYANAITSTKNFVFENQVFGLKDGNSNALEIALYNSYVQDGASKDTKWLNGFYSDSVIKLSIISTSLQMQGQNNKYNTNNAAFTFSEEIGYRFLLGENNEWYITPQGEVALGYFNSNQFTQALNNNTLFGKQEAIITVRTRAGASFGYKFDKFTEGKGFKSEIYLGTFYRGTYISGGQVNLVSAYSATTLTPFVSGNGFLLNLGTNFLIKDHHRVYIDLERSFGGSFITNYQFNVGYRYSFGENKDYKPIITTQTNHVKKDEAKDAGEREQEQEKETHPLDENIQSTHAPETPSQDAPKTKEGEKGAEGSPIENTPTKDAQTPAEQ, encoded by the coding sequence ATGAATAAAAAATTCCATCAACCTTCTTGGGCGGAGAAAACCTGGGCAAATAGCAGCACAAATAAAAATGATTGCACAGATATAGCCAATGCTCCTAGTATAGGCTATTTCAAAAGGCCCTTAAGGGCCTTTGGCTCCTCTTGCTTCATCGCCTCTACGTTGGCATTTACTCTACAAACTGCTTTGGCTCAAGCAAGCACTACCACAAGCAATGCCCCCATTACCATTGACTCTGATAAGAAAGAAATTCCTGAAACGATTAATATCACTACTCCCAATCAAACAGCCATTGAATTCAAACCTACAAGCGCTACAACAAATCCTATTACAGCGCATTTAAAACAAAATACCTCTACAGTAACAGTGACAAGTAGTGTTACTACAGGGACAAATACAGGAATTGGCCTGGCTAGTGATGCGCAATCCGATGTTGGACTTATCATTACGGGTAAAAATAATACTACTAGCAGTGGAGGAGGTGGCACAGCCACCACCCCAAGCACTAGTGATGGCAGCATATTATTTAAAGGATTCAAAGCAGGGGATAAAATCATCAATTTTACTGGAGGGAGTCTGACCTTTGATAAGGTTTCTATAGCTGTTGATGGGCAGAGCACAACTGCCACACAACCCCAAGCACGCAGTGCAGACTCTTCCGCTGGGGCTAGCGGAGGGACTCTAGCTAGTGGTGCGAGTTATGGGATCTACAATGGTCCAGCAGCTAGCAGTGGAGGAAGTGGCAGCAGCAATGGCGCAACTGGCCTGATTTACAACTTTGGTACTACTACTTTTACAAACATCCAAGGAAAAGAGGGAGGATCTGCCATCGGAGTATGGATGGCAAATAATGCGACTTTTTCTGGAGTGCTAAAATTTGCAAACATTCAAGGAGGGAATGGTACTGCTAGTAGTGATGGGGGAGATGCTATTGGGATTGGCAACCCTGATGCAGCCAGCTCTGGCAGTGGTGGCACACAGCCTCTTGTAACCGCTAAGAGCGCCCCGTCACCAACTACCAGCAATCCCAAGCAAGCAGTGACTTTGACATTGAATAATGCGCAGGCTAGCTTCCATCTCGTAGGCGGCAATGGCGGAAGTGGCACAGCGACAGAAGGAAGTGCCACTGTAACTGCTGCAACCACAGCTAGCACTACCACAGGAGCACAAAATGGAAACGGCGGGAACGCGATTGGGATTGCTGGAAGCAGTGCTAGTGATATCATAGTCAAGTTTGGCAATGGTGGCAGCGTCATCACCCCTGATGTTGCTAAACCTGACTCTAGTCAAAACAACTCCCTTACCTTCACTCTCACTGGCGGTAATGGAGGCAAGGGCAATGGTGGCAATGCTATAGGCATCATGATAAACCAAAACGACAGAGGTGTTGTTTTAAATGGCCCTGGAAAAGTGATTTTCTCACAGCTTACCGGGGGGCAAAAGGGCTCTGGTGAAAATGCAACTGCGGGCAATACCTACGTCATCGACAACCAAAGCACGAGAACACAAAGTAATCCTCCTGGAAGTAATATGCCTACAGGACCAGTTCCTGGCAGCATCATCCTAGAGGGAGGAGCGCAGATCATTGTCGGCACAGATCCTAGCAGCACAGGCTCTAGTGGGGGAAGCGGCAGTGACACAACTACTCCCTATGCAGCGATTTTGGTCAATGACACTGGCAAGACTGCCAATTTCAATTTTGGCGAGGGCGGTGCCACCATGGTCACCAAGCTCCACCAAAATAGTTCCATCGAGGGTATGGAGCTCCAATCAGGGAATGCAAATGTTACAGGTAATTTTGCAGTCTTTGGCGGCCATGTCAAAGCAAGCCAAAATGATAACAATCGCGAGAACGCCATAGGTATCACCGTAGGCAATAATACCACCCTCACTGCAACAGGCAGCGGTCTCAATCTCGCCGTCATCGGAGGTACCGCGGTAAGCATCAATGCTCCTGGTGGCAGTGCTAATGGTCTGCATCTTGGCGCGAGTAATGCCATAGGCATTGCGCTCAAAGGCGGAACACTTGGAGGAGGTGTGTTCAAGCTAGCGGTAGCGGGGGGCAATGGTGCCAAACAAAACACTGGCAGCAATAATGGTGGCGATGCCATAGCCCTCCTTAATGAAGGGAATAGCAAGATCGAAAATAGCAACATAGAGATTAAACTCTCTGAGGGGAATGCGGGCATCCAAGTCATCAATCCAGTAGCCACCACAGAACAGCCCGTAGTGCAGGAACATAACAGTAATGATGGTATCGCATGGGCACTCCAAAACCAATCTGGCACACTCACGCTAAAGAACTCCACGCTCACTGTGGGTCGTGATTCTACCCCTAGCGTGCGTGCGATCATCGCAGATGGAGGTGGGGGAGATATCTATAACTTCGGAACCGGTGAGAATAAAACAATTGCCTCACTGACTCTAAGCCAACCCACCACGCAATCCCTAGCATCTAGCAAAGATGGTGCACAACAAACAGAGCCGACCAATGTCGCAGCCGTGGTAATCAATACGCTCAGCGACGCAGTCGTATTCCAGGGAAATGCTAGCTTTTCTGTGACCAATGACAAGACTGGCGATGCCTATGGCATCATGGGATCACAAAAAGAATTCAAGCCAACACCACCAGCAGCGCCACCAGCACCGAGCGCGCCAAAGGCACCGGCTGCTGTCGTCCTTGCCAGTGACCCAGCTCCTGCAGCACCTGATGCAAAAAACAGCGATCCCGCTTCTGTGTTGGTCTTTGGTATAAGCGAGAATTCAACCAAAGACAATAATGATGCTAGCAAGGTGGCAAATATCACCTTTGCAAACATTACCGCAGGCAATGGGAACAGCCAAACAAATTCCAAAAACGGCGGGCAAGCCGTGGGCATCGTTGGCAGTCAATATGGCAGCACTGCACTCATCTTTGAAAACAATAGCACTGTGACTTTCCAAAACATCCAAGGTGGCAATGGAGGAAGTGGCGGTAATGGAGGCAATGCCACAGGCATCCTAGTGGGTACGAACAACAAACCCGTAGTGTTGAGCGGCCAGGGCAAGATCATCTTCTCACAACTCACAGCAGGAGCGGGTGGGGCTAATGAGGCAAATGCCAAAGCAGGCACTGCTGGCATGACCTATGTCATCGACAACCAAACCACCCAACCCGCTAGTCCTCCCAATCCTCCAAAAGCTCCGGCAACTCAGAGTGATGGAAATTATGGAGTCGTGATTGAAAATGGTGCTCAGATTGTCGTTGGCACCACCCCCACAGAGCAAAACCAAGGCACAGATAGCACATCACCCTACACTGGCATCATAGTCAATACCAACGCCAACACAGTGAGCAACTTCAACTTTGGCAAAGCAACCACATCCAATTTTGACAGCGGCACATTCATCTCTAGCGAAGCACAAAATGTCTCCACAATTGGGATGGATGTCAAACAGGGCAAGGTCTACGCAAAAGGCGTCCTCACCGTAGGCGGCACACCCACTGGCACTGTGGATGACAAAACTGTCACAGGGATACAGCTCAGCGGTGGTACGCTCACCTCTGCAAGCCCTACTACAGAGAGTGGAAAGCAAGCAGACTCGCTCTCCGTCTATGCCGGTGGCTATGCTGGTGGTAAAGCTCCCGCACAAGAAAATGGCGCAATCACTGTAACGGCACCCGGAGCTATGGTGCAGGGGGCGAAAATGGCAGGGCAAGATAACTCCACTGCTACCAGCGCTGCTGCAGGCAACGGAAACGGTGCTGCTGCAGTAGGCATAGCCATCAATGCTGGCGCTACACTTGGTGGTGGTACTTTTAAATTTCACGCACAAGGTGGCAATGGCGGAAGTGGCACAGGCAATGGTGGCAATGCTACAGGCATCGCGCTCGAAGGCGGTAGCATCGATGGCAGCCAAGTCGATGTGATTGCCATAGGTGGCAATGGCGCCAAAGCCACTAGCGGGACCAATGGTAATGGAGGCGATGCCATCGCCATCGCAAACTCTGGCAATAGTACCATCAAAAATGCCATCATCAATGTCAATATAGCCGCTGGAAAAGAAGGCAGTCAAGTGCAAGACGCCCCCAAACCCCAAGTGACCCCACCACAAGCTAATGACTCTGGTACCTCAAACAGTCAGACTAGCGATAAATCTAACTCCTCCAGCACTCCTTCAGCGCAAACAAAGGGAGACCAAGCGACAAATAGCGCTGACACCTCACCCAGTAGCCCACCTTCCCCCGCTAGATCTGAAGACAGCCCAGCCCCACAAAGCCAAGTCAATAGTGTCGCTCAAGGCTCTAGCCATGACACACAAGCAAGCGGTGCTAGCGGAGAAAGTGGAGGAGATAGCACACAAGGGGCGAAACAAGCTAGGAGCACTGAGATCGTACTCGCAGCAAACACGGCAGAAAAGGATCCGGGGATTGATGCGGGAGTGGGGAGTGATGCAACACCTCCAAAGAATGCAGCACAAGATGCTACTGCAGGCAAAAATGGCTTACTCTATGTGATTAAAAACACATCTGGCACGCTGACTCTACAAAATAGCTCCATCAATGTCCCAGCTATAAACTCCACGCAGGCAGCAAATAACCCACCCAAAGCCATCATCACAGACAATCTAGGTGGCGACATCTATGACTTTGGCAAAAGCACGGTGGCCAGCTTCGTCGCTGAGACTGACAATCTGGCTGCTATCGTGCTTGGGGCTAGCACCAATATGCAGGGAAATGCTAGCTTTTCTGTGCATAGCAAAAGCGGCCTAGTAGCTGGAATCATAGCAAATAGCAAAGCAACTCCTAGCACTCCTGGGGTCAACGCAGTAAGTAGTGGCAATTCAACTAGCCCAAGCACACAGACTAGCCCTCTCACGCTCACACTTGGCGCTAGTACTGACACAAATGGCAAAACCACACCAGCCACACTAACTTTTGACATCGCAGGCGGTAATACTGCCAGCACTCCATCTGCAACCTCCGCTGCTTCTCCCTACAATGCCTATGGCATCCTAGTCAAAGAGCATAGCTTCAATCTAGAAGGCAAGGGGGATATTATCTTTAGCAATGTGGGGCAAAATGGAGCGATAATCGCTGTAGGCACCACTGTCCCTGGCATCAATAGCACTAGCACTACTTCCAAAGACGCTGTGTTACCAGCAACCACCACAGGTGCAACTCTCAATATCAAAGAAGGCGTGCGCATCATCGCAGGATCTGCCCCGAGCATGCCTAGAGGTAGTGGACGCATTGGCACGACTGTGATTTACAACAATCTTTCTGGCACAAGCTATGTATTTGGCGAGGGTAATAACTCTACTAATGTCCTGGCCAATGGCACTGGAAACTCCACGCTCACAGCCTTTGGTGCTGCACAGAGCGCTAATATTAGCGGGAATTTAGAAGTCAGAAATACCGACAGCTCTGACAGCCCCAATGGTACAGGGACTTTCACAGGTATAAGCATCAGCGGTGGCGTTGAGGATACGGTGCTAAATATTGTAGGCGCCACCAAGGTCAGTGTAAATGCCAACCCAGCTACATCTACACCCGCTCCTGCACCTCAAACTCAACCTAGCAATCAGGGCACTACTGGAAGTAGTGGAAGCACCTCTACTCCAACACCCTCCAAGCCAGCCCCACAAGCCGATGACACAGGCAAAGACACCACCAAGGTAGCCGACGCTGCAGGTAAAACCTCAGAAAGCCAACCCCAATCCCAATCCCAGCCCACCGCTGGAAGCACAGACCAAACTCAAGGCTCTTCCACTCCTGAAGTAAAATCCAGCGATCAGACCCAACCAGATCCTACCAAAACTATAGCGCTTGCAACAGTGTTAGCAAGCACTACAAATAGCCCTATCAATGTCGTGGGGATCGAGACCAAGGGAAATGGTGGCACCATAAACCTTGATGCAAATCTCATCATGGATCTTACAGGCAACACCGCCACAGGTATCAAAATCAATGGCGGTGCCCTCAAACTCTCTGCAGGTCCTGCAAGCACCACAGGAGCAAAGACAGGAAGTACAGATGTCAGACAACTCATCATTCATGCCACTTCTACTAAAGCCGGTAGTGCTGGCCCAGTGATTGTAGATGGAAGTGTGGGAACCCTCATTGTAGGCAAGAATGTCAGTATCGTAGGCAGCAATAATACTAGTGCTGTGAGCTTTAGCACAACTGCTGGGAATGGAAAAGATAGCAGTGGCTCTACTGGAAGCAATAATACACAGGCTAGCCTCTATGGTAATGTGGCTAATGCACAATTTAAGCTAGGAAATACAATCCTAGATAGCAATAACTATGGAATCTATGCAGCACAAAATACTAACATCTCCCTAGCAGCAAACACCACGCTCAATATCACAGCACAACAAGCCTTTGGGGCAGCAAATAATGCAAATCTCAATGTGGCATTGGTAAATAGATCTGTGATTGAGATCCATGGTCAGGGTGGGACCATCAACACCCTAAGCTCAGATAAGGACACTTATGGAGCTGTGGTCTCTCTAGCAGGAAATAAACAAGAGCGAAGCATAAATACCACCTTCCGCACACTCACCATCAAAAACATCACTGCAAATCACGTTGATTTCAAAGTAATGGGCACCACCAAAGATTTAGGAACTGGCAAAAACAATGCCTTTGCTAGCATAGAGGATATTGGCAAAACCACCACAGCAGCAGGCACTGGCAAGACTCAAGGCAGTACTAGCACAGTTGTAGTTGCTGGAGGAAGTGATAGGATCATCATAGAAGGTGCCAATCAAAATAGCACTGCAAGCACTCCCAATGGTGGAGCTAGTGATTCTACCAAGGCGGCAGATAGTGGGAATGGATTTCAGAGAATTTCTGTTACCCAGCCAGGCTCCTTCTCTGTCAGTGGCGCTCTAGCTACCCCTGCGCCTTCAGCTACTCAAACCCCTGCAAATGTGCTCAATGAGACACTTAGCATTGGATTTATTAATGCCAATAGCTCAAGTAAGAGCCCCCAATATGCAGTCCTTGCAGAAGTCAAAAATGGCGCAGCAAATTCTGTGATCTTCAATGGCTTGAATAAGCAAGGAGATACTACAAAAATCACAAGTATCCAAGGCTTTGATCAAGGCATCTTTACTTTGGGTCGCAAAGATGTAAATGGCAATGCTTATTATTACACCAATCTAGCAGATAGAACCATTAGCCTCATGGCAGGAGCAAGGGATGCTACTCTAGCAGCACTTGCTAGTGGATATCAGCTCTATCTAGCCAATATCAATAGCCTCAATAAACGCCTAGGAGAGCTTAGAAATAATCCCAATGCCAATGGTCTATGGATTAGGCTCTTTAATGGTGAGCAGGTTACAAGATTTGCAGTAGATAGTAAATCTCTCTACACCACGCTGCAGGGGGGTTATGACTATGCCTTTGGAAGTGAAGGAGCCAATAACTATCTAGGATTTGCCATTAGCTATGCCAATGCAATCACTAGCACTAAGAACTTTGTGTTTGAAAATCAAGTCTTTGGACTCAAGGATGGCAATAGCAATGCACTGGAAATTGCACTGTATAACTCCTATGTACAAGATGGTGCAAGCAAAGATACCAAATGGCTCAATGGATTTTATAGTGATAGTGTGATAAAGCTAAGCATCATTTCTACATCCCTGCAGATGCAAGGACAGAATAACAAATACAACACCAATAATGCTGCCTTCACCTTCTCAGAGGAGATTGGTTATCGCTTCTTGCTAGGAGAGAATAATGAATGGTATATCACACCACAAGGAGAGGTGGCACTGGGTTATTTCAATAGCAATCAATTCACCCAAGCGCTCAATAATAACACTCTCTTTGGCAAGCAGGAAGCCATTATTACAGTGCGAACTCGTGCAGGTGCTAGCTTTGGCTATAAGTTTGATAAATTCACAGAGGGCAAGGGCTTTAAATCTGAGATTTATCTAGGTACATTCTATAGAGGTACCTATATCAGTGGTGGACAGGTCAACCTAGTATCTGCATATTCTGCCACTACACTCACTCCCTTTGTCTCAGGCAATGGCTTCTTGCTCAATCTGGGGACTAACTTCCTCATCAAAGACCATCACCGAGTCTATATTGACCTAGAGAGAAGCTTTGGTGGCTCCTTCATCACCAATTATCAATTCAATGTGGGATATCGCTATAGCTTTGGTGAGAATAAGGACTACAAGCCGATAATTACCACACAAACCAACCACGTTAAGAAGGATGAAGCCAAAGACGCTGGAGAGAGGGAGCAAGAGCAGGAAAAAGAGACCCATCCACTCGATGAAAACATACAGAGCACACATGCTCCAGAGACTCCATCACAAGATGCTCCAAAGACTAAGGAGGGAGAAAAAGGAGCAGAAGGATCACCTATAGAGAATACGCCTACTAAGGATGCACAAACACCAGCAGAGCAATAA